The genomic interval GTGGAAGGACAGTGGGTGCAGGAGTAGTTACGGAGATACTGGAATGAGGGAGATAATACTTTTACAGTGCACAGAGTGTAAGAACAAGAACTATTCAACAACCAAGAATAAGAAGAATACACCTGATAAGCTTCAGCTCAAAAAATACTGTAAGCACTGCAGACATCATACACTTCATAAAGAGACTAAGGCGTAGGCCAGTAGCTCTAACGGCTAGAGCATCGGACTCCAAATCCGAGGGTTGGGGGTTCAAATCCCTCCTGGCCTGCCATTTATTAAAGAATGAGGAGATGATATGATTAAGAAAATAAAAGAGTTTTTCAGGGAAGTGGGCTTTGAGCTCAAGAAGGTAGTCTTTCCATCCAGGGAAGAACTCATAGGCTCAACATGGGTTGTAATTATTGCTGTTATAATTGCCGCCATATTTCTTGGGATAGTTGACGTTGGATTAGCAAAGATTGTTGAGAGGTTACTGAGATAAGATGGGAAAAAACTGGTATGTAGTTCATACCTATTCAGGCTATGAAGATAAAGTAAAACAGTCTATTGAAAAGAGGGCAGAAGAAAAGGGTCTTAAGGATAAGATCACCAATATTCTCATTCCTACAGAAAAGGTTATTGAGAGGCGGGGTTCAAAGAAAAGAGAATCAGATAAAAAATTTTACCCTGGTTATATACTTGTGGAGATGGAGCTTGATGATGAGACATGGCACCTCATAAGAAGCACACCAAGGGTTACAGGATTTGTTGGCGGTACAAAACCAGTTCCTCTTTCTGAGGAAGAGGTGAATGTTATTGTCCAGCAGGTTCAGAAGGGACCGATGCAGGTAAGAACCCAGTATGTAACAGGAGATGAAGTGAAGATAATTGATGGTCCCTTTTCAGGATTTGTGGGAAAGGTTGACGAAGTGGATATAGATCATGGTAGATTAAAAGTCATTGTTAAGATTTTTGGAAGAGAAACACCTGTGGAGCTCAATTTCTCACAGGTGGAAAAGGAGCGATAAGGAGGACAGATGGCAAAGGAAATAGCAGCACAGGTAAAACTACAGATACCGGCTGGAAAGGCTAACCCAGCACCGCCTGTTGGTCCTGCCCTTGGTCCGCACGGTATAAATATAATGGAATTCTGCAAGCAGTTTAACGCAAAGACACAGGCGATGGGTGATACCATAATACCTGTTGTCATAACTATTTACAAGGACAGGTCTTTTACATTTATAACAAAGACACCGCCTGCTTCAGAATTGATAAAGAAGGCAGCTGGTATAATAAAGGGTTCAAGTGTTCCCAACAAGGACAAAGTAGGAAAGCTGACCATGGCACAGGTGAGAGAGATAGCCCAAACGAAACTTCCTGACCTCAATACTCAGTCCCTTGAGGCTGCAATAGAGATGATAAAGGGAACTGCAAGAAGCATGGGAGTGGAGATAGTGCCTTAAAAGTGTTTCAAAATTTTTAAGATCAGTTATAGTGCTTCTGAGAAGTTCTATGCATCAACATATTTTCATATTGAGGAATATCATAATAAAAAATCATTAATGAACAGGAGGAGGCATGGGTAAAAATATAGAGGCAGCTCGGCAGAAGATCGAGAGAGCAAAGGAATACTCCCTTGAGGATGCCATAAAGCTTCTCAAGGAATGTAAATATGCAAAATTTGATGAAACAGTGGAGCTTGCTGTAAATCTCGGTGTTGATCCAAAAAAGAGTGACCAGGTTGTTAGAGGTACGGTGCTTTTACCCCATGGCACAGGAAAGCCTGTGCGAGTACTGGTCTTTGCCAAAGGAGAAAAGGAGAAAGAGGCAAGAGAAGCAGGTGCAGATTATGTGGGAGCAGAGGATCTGGTCGAGAAGATCCAGAAGGGATGGCTTGATTTTGATAAGGCAGTTGCCACTCCAGATGTTATGGGTCTTGTTGGAAAGCTCGGCAAGATACTTGGACCGAGGGGTCTAATGCCAAATCCAAAACTCGGTACCGTGACCTTTGATATCCAGAAGGCTGTAAAGGAATTGAAGGCAGGTAAGGTAGAGTTTGCTGTTGATAAGGGCGGAGTGGTTCATGTTCCTATAGGAAAGATGTCTTTTGATGATTCAAAGCTTGTTGAAAATGCAATGGCAATAATATCTTCTATCATAAAGGCAAAACCTGCTTCATCGAAGGGTAAGTATTTAAGGAAGATAACCCTTTCATCTACAATGGGTCCTGGTATAAAGATAAATATAGATAGTGTTATTTCAAAGAAAGGATAAATTTCTAATTCAGGCTTTGCCTGAAATAAATCTTGTCAGAGACAGCGGGTGTTTATCTTAAATGGTAAGCCCAGCCCGCCGAGACAGTTCTGGATAAAGGAGTCTCTGGGAAAGGAGGGATGATGGAAAGGGCAAAAAAAGCAGAGGTGATTGATGAACTCAGGGATAAATTCCTCAGGGCAAAGGGCGTTGTATTCACTGACTATACCGGGATGACTGTGGCTGAAATGTCTGAGTTAAGGAATCTTTTAAGGAGTTCAAAGATTGAATACAGGGTCATTAAGAATAATCTTGCCAGAATAGCTGCAAAGGAAACACCTCTTTCTGTTCTCAAGCCTGAGGAATACAGAGGTCCCATTGGCATTGCTATTGGATATGATGACCCTCTGCTTGTTGTGAAAAAGGTACTCGAATTCGCTGAGAAGAATGAAAAGCTCAAGATCAAGAACTCTGTTGTTGATGGAAAAATTTTTTCACCTGAGGAACTCAAGGTTCTCTCAAAGCTTCCACCGAGAGAAGTGCTTCTCAGTATGCTTGCCGGTGGACTTGCACAGCCACTAATGCAGCTTGCTTCAGGGTTTAATGCCATGCTTTTAAATCTACTTTATGCCTTTGAGGCATTGAAACAAAAGAAGGAACAACAATAAAATATATGGGAGGAATATAAAATGTCAGTTACAAAAGAGCAGGTTTTCCAGTTTATTGATAATATGACGGTCCTTGAACTCTCTCAGTTTATTAAGGAGTTTGAGGAAAGATATGGAGTAAAGGCAGCAGCACCTGTTGCAGCGGTTGCAGCACCTGTTGCAGGAGCACCTGCAGCAGCGGCTCCGGTAGAGGAGAAGACAAGTTTTGATGTCATTCTTGCAAATGCAGGAGAAAAGAAGATAAATGTTATTAAGGTTGTCAGAGAGCTAACCGGCCTTGGACTCAAGGAGGCAAAGGACCTTGTTGAGGGTGCTCCAAAACCTGTTAAGACCGGTGTTTCTAAAGATGAGGCCAATGCCATCAAGGCAAAACTTGAGGCAGAGGGAGCAAAGGTAGAGATAAAATAATCAGTCTGGGTTGCTTAAGAAAGGAAGTGCACAGGGCTGAAGAGAGAAACCCTGAAAGGGTTATCTTGCTTCAGCCTTCTGTGCTTGCTTTTTAAAGATTTTAATTTTAAAAATTAAGGGTTTACCCCGAGGAGAGGAAAGCATGGCTAAGGTTTTAAGAGAAAGACTTAATTTTGGAAAGGTAAAAACAATCCTTGATGTTCCCTATCTCATTGAATACCAGAAGAGATCTTTTGAGGAATTTCTTCAGAAAGATGTTCCACCCGAAAAGAGAGAAAACAAAGGGCTTCAGGCTGCTTTCAAGGATGTCTTTCCCATAACAGATTACAATGAAATGATATCTCTGGAATTTATAAGTTATTCCATTGGAGAACCAAAATTTACCGAGAGGGAATGTCTGGATAAGGGGATTGATTATTCAGCACCCATAAAGGTAAAGGTAAGGCTGAATTTCTGGGAGCTTGATCCATCAGGCAAAAAGGTCCTGAGAAATTCAAAGGAACAGGAGGTATTTATTGGTGAGATCCCTCTAATGACCGAAACTGGTAGTTTTATCATCAATGGCACCGAGAGAGTGGTTGTGAGTCAGCTTCACAGGTCTCCAGGGGTATTTTTCAGCCCTGATAAGACAAAGACACATACAAGCGGAAGACCACTCTTTACAGCAAGGGTGATACCCTCAAGGGGCTCTTGGCTTGATTTTGAATTTGATACAAAGGATATCCTTTATGTAAGGATTGACAAGCGTAAGAGGCTGCCTGCAACCATTGTCCTTAAGGCACTTGGATATTCTGATGAGGAACTGTTGAAGATATATTATCCTGTTGAAACCATAAAGATAGAAAAGAATGGTTACTTCAGGATACTCTCCGATGTATTAGTGGGAATGAGGGCAAGTGATGATATAGTGGATCCCAGAACAGGTGAGATAATTGTAAAGGAAGGAAGCAAGATAACCAGATATGCTTTAAAGAAGATGGAGACAGCAGGTATCAAAAAGATAAAACTCTCTGAGCGAGAAATAATAGGAAGGGTTACCATAAAGGATATTATAGACCCTGATACAGGTGAGGTTATCGTAGCAAGTAATGAAGAGATAACACAGGAGAGTTTCCAGCAGATTCTAAGGCTGGGCATAGACACCCTTGAACTCCTTTATATAGATAATGTGAATTATCTCTCTTCCCTGAGGGATACCCTCCTTACAGACAGGGTAAAGACACAGGAAGAAGCACTCATAGAGATATACAAAAGAATGCGTCCTGGGGAACCTTCAACAA from Thermodesulfovibrionales bacterium carries:
- the nusG gene encoding transcription termination/antitermination protein NusG, which translates into the protein MGKNWYVVHTYSGYEDKVKQSIEKRAEEKGLKDKITNILIPTEKVIERRGSKKRESDKKFYPGYILVEMELDDETWHLIRSTPRVTGFVGGTKPVPLSEEEVNVIVQQVQKGPMQVRTQYVTGDEVKIIDGPFSGFVGKVDEVDIDHGRLKVIVKIFGRETPVELNFSQVEKER
- the rpmG gene encoding 50S ribosomal protein L33; the protein is MREIILLQCTECKNKNYSTTKNKKNTPDKLQLKKYCKHCRHHTLHKETKA
- the rplL gene encoding 50S ribosomal protein L7/L12 — its product is MSVTKEQVFQFIDNMTVLELSQFIKEFEERYGVKAAAPVAAVAAPVAGAPAAAAPVEEKTSFDVILANAGEKKINVIKVVRELTGLGLKEAKDLVEGAPKPVKTGVSKDEANAIKAKLEAEGAKVEIK
- the rplJ gene encoding 50S ribosomal protein L10 yields the protein MERAKKAEVIDELRDKFLRAKGVVFTDYTGMTVAEMSELRNLLRSSKIEYRVIKNNLARIAAKETPLSVLKPEEYRGPIGIAIGYDDPLLVVKKVLEFAEKNEKLKIKNSVVDGKIFSPEELKVLSKLPPREVLLSMLAGGLAQPLMQLASGFNAMLLNLLYAFEALKQKKEQQ
- the rplK gene encoding 50S ribosomal protein L11 encodes the protein MAKEIAAQVKLQIPAGKANPAPPVGPALGPHGINIMEFCKQFNAKTQAMGDTIIPVVITIYKDRSFTFITKTPPASELIKKAAGIIKGSSVPNKDKVGKLTMAQVREIAQTKLPDLNTQSLEAAIEMIKGTARSMGVEIVP
- a CDS encoding DNA-directed RNA polymerase subunit beta — its product is MAKVLRERLNFGKVKTILDVPYLIEYQKRSFEEFLQKDVPPEKRENKGLQAAFKDVFPITDYNEMISLEFISYSIGEPKFTERECLDKGIDYSAPIKVKVRLNFWELDPSGKKVLRNSKEQEVFIGEIPLMTETGSFIINGTERVVVSQLHRSPGVFFSPDKTKTHTSGRPLFTARVIPSRGSWLDFEFDTKDILYVRIDKRKRLPATIVLKALGYSDEELLKIYYPVETIKIEKNGYFRILSDVLVGMRASDDIVDPRTGEIIVKEGSKITRYALKKMETAGIKKIKLSEREIIGRVTIKDIIDPDTGEVIVASNEEITQESFQQILRLGIDTLELLYIDNVNYLSSLRDTLLTDRVKTQEEALIEIYKRMRPGEPSTIEAARELFNGLFFDPKRYDLSPVGRVKINKRLGLDVPVSTTVLTDRDIIEIVRYLFMLRTGKGEVDDIDHLGNRRVRGVGELLENQFRIGLVRMERTIRERMSLTEVEELEPHDILNAK
- the secE gene encoding preprotein translocase subunit SecE encodes the protein MIKKIKEFFREVGFELKKVVFPSREELIGSTWVVIIAVIIAAIFLGIVDVGLAKIVERLLR
- the rplA gene encoding 50S ribosomal protein L1, with the protein product MGKNIEAARQKIERAKEYSLEDAIKLLKECKYAKFDETVELAVNLGVDPKKSDQVVRGTVLLPHGTGKPVRVLVFAKGEKEKEAREAGADYVGAEDLVEKIQKGWLDFDKAVATPDVMGLVGKLGKILGPRGLMPNPKLGTVTFDIQKAVKELKAGKVEFAVDKGGVVHVPIGKMSFDDSKLVENAMAIISSIIKAKPASSKGKYLRKITLSSTMGPGIKINIDSVISKKG